The following are from one region of the Arthrobacter sp. TMP15 genome:
- a CDS encoding methyltransferase domain-containing protein, producing MTAIFDENYWNDRYSKHERVWSGNPNPQLLAETSGLAPRTALDAGCGEGADSIWLAEHGWHVTGVDISTAALEKAAAHAATHLLSGSITWEHHDFFTWSPTSAAFDLVSAQFMHLPKASRDPIFSRLADAVTTGGTLLIVGHSPSDADAGFHQHFGTDLFFTAEQLAAALDPEAWEIVTTDSRPRKTSGRDGESIIIHDEVLRARRNS from the coding sequence ATGACAGCCATCTTTGATGAAAATTACTGGAACGATCGGTACTCCAAGCATGAAAGGGTTTGGAGCGGGAACCCCAACCCGCAACTACTGGCAGAAACTTCAGGCTTAGCGCCAAGGACTGCGCTTGATGCGGGCTGCGGCGAAGGTGCAGACTCTATCTGGCTTGCCGAGCATGGCTGGCACGTCACAGGTGTGGATATTTCCACTGCGGCCTTGGAGAAGGCTGCTGCGCACGCAGCAACTCACTTACTTTCTGGTTCCATTACGTGGGAGCACCATGACTTTTTTACGTGGTCGCCTACATCAGCTGCCTTCGACTTGGTGTCGGCGCAGTTCATGCACCTACCCAAAGCCAGCCGGGATCCCATATTTTCCCGGCTGGCCGACGCCGTCACAACTGGCGGGACGCTGCTGATCGTGGGGCACTCGCCGTCGGACGCTGACGCCGGCTTCCACCAACACTTTGGGACAGACTTATTTTTCACGGCCGAGCAGTTAGCCGCCGCTTTGGATCCAGAGGCTTGGGAAATTGTGACCACAGATTCCCGTCCCAGAAAGACCTCGGGGCGCGATGGTGAGTCCATCATCATCCACGATGAGGTTCTGCGGGCTCGCAGGAATAGCTGA
- the galU gene encoding UTP--glucose-1-phosphate uridylyltransferase GalU, whose amino-acid sequence MTSAKHVRKAVIPAAGLGTRFLPATKAMPKEMLPVVDKPAIQYVVQEAVSAGLTDVLMITGRNKRALEDHFDRVPVTELLLEEKGDMDRLAAVQHATDLGEIHYVRQGDPKGLGHAVLRAKTHVGDEPFAVLLGDDLIDERDELLATMIEVQERTGGSVVALIEVPMDKISSYGCADMTVVEGENYVRVNQLVEKPTKEEAPSNLAVIGRYVLHPAVFNVLENTPPGRGNEIQLTDALQTLATQEGEGGGVYGVVFRGRRYDTGDKLSYLKAVVTLGCENEELGSDLREWLGEFTADFKS is encoded by the coding sequence ATGACTTCTGCAAAGCATGTACGTAAGGCCGTTATTCCCGCGGCTGGTTTGGGAACAAGATTCTTGCCCGCAACCAAAGCAATGCCCAAAGAAATGCTCCCCGTGGTTGATAAACCTGCCATTCAGTATGTGGTTCAGGAAGCTGTCAGCGCGGGCCTGACCGACGTTTTGATGATTACTGGCCGCAATAAACGCGCTCTGGAAGACCACTTCGATAGGGTTCCCGTGACGGAACTTCTTTTGGAGGAAAAAGGGGATATGGACCGCCTTGCAGCGGTACAACATGCCACTGATCTAGGAGAGATCCATTACGTTCGTCAGGGAGACCCCAAAGGGCTAGGACATGCAGTGTTGCGTGCCAAAACCCATGTAGGCGATGAACCGTTTGCCGTGTTGCTAGGTGATGACCTCATCGATGAGCGCGACGAGCTGCTTGCGACGATGATCGAAGTCCAGGAGCGCACAGGTGGGTCCGTCGTGGCCCTCATTGAGGTCCCCATGGACAAGATTTCCTCCTACGGCTGTGCTGACATGACAGTGGTTGAAGGCGAAAATTACGTCCGGGTCAACCAGTTGGTGGAAAAGCCCACAAAAGAGGAAGCACCCTCGAACCTGGCCGTCATTGGCCGCTACGTGCTGCACCCGGCCGTATTTAACGTCCTAGAAAACACCCCTCCGGGGCGTGGCAATGAAATCCAGCTCACCGATGCGCTGCAAACCCTGGCCACCCAGGAAGGTGAAGGCGGCGGTGTCTACGGGGTTGTGTTCCGTGGCAGGCGTTACGACACCGGCGACAAGCTCAGCTACCTCAAGGCAGTCGTGACGCTGGGTTGCGAAAACGAGGAATTGGGCTCGGACCTGCGCGAGTGGCTCGGCGAGTTCACCGCCGATTTCAAGAGCTAG
- a CDS encoding Fur family transcriptional regulator has translation MAKHETQEILEGRLRSAQLKVTAPRVAVLAVLTGRGHLDADSVFSNIVTSLPKTSVQAVYGVLAALVTAGLVRKIEPAGSSALYEARVGDNHHHVVCLNCKSVEDVDCVIGASPCLTPSNVNGFAIQSAEITFWGLCSKCQLGIDAP, from the coding sequence ATGGCCAAACATGAAACACAAGAAATTCTGGAAGGCAGGCTTAGGTCAGCTCAACTGAAAGTGACAGCCCCCCGGGTTGCTGTTCTTGCTGTTCTCACCGGTCGGGGGCACCTGGATGCAGATTCGGTTTTTTCGAACATTGTCACTTCATTGCCTAAAACTTCCGTGCAGGCTGTTTACGGCGTTTTAGCGGCACTAGTTACGGCCGGTTTAGTCCGAAAGATCGAACCGGCGGGCTCATCAGCACTCTACGAGGCACGGGTAGGGGACAACCACCATCACGTGGTTTGCCTGAACTGCAAGAGCGTAGAGGATGTGGATTGTGTCATTGGCGCAAGTCCGTGCCTCACGCCGTCGAACGTGAATGGCTTCGCCATCCAGTCGGCGGAGATCACTTTTTGGGGCCTGTGCTCCAAGTGCCAACTGGGCATCGACGCCCCATAG
- a CDS encoding AarF/UbiB family protein gives MASVPQGRADSVPGAKEARSRYRRILRFSAWHLAVTWWFELFLPRVGLTKVAERSRAKRMTRFAQRFHVLAVDLGGLMIKVGQFMSSRLDVLPPEITAELEGLQDEVPPVPFPAIRSLAETELGARLDQVFAWVDETPVAAASLGQVHRAQLLASGAADSGLHAVVLKVQRPGIDKIVDVDLAALRKVGGWLSHVRIVSDRVDMPALVEEFAATSMEEIDYLHEAASSERFAADFSDDDRVLVPEVVWERSSRRVLTLEDVTAIKITDSAALLAAGIDPVDVAPVFASVMFDQMFTNGFFHADPHPGNIFVTPNTEATERTSAERPWKLTFIDFGMMGEVPPSTRSGLRKLLIAAASRDGKGLVNAISDVGVLVPSADTLELERAMTHLFARFGGMGFAELREVDPREFLDFAEEFGDVVRSLPFQLPENFLLIIRAMSLTSGVCSSLDAKFNLWDSVEPYAAQLLRDERGNIVQDVAKQALDVAGVALRLPKRLDGLITQVEEGSLSVSTPRLERQVAQLNRTARRAVSVAIFGAVLIAGAVVRGGDMVFGNVLMIVSVLPLLHGLWVGRRH, from the coding sequence GTGGCATCGGTTCCTCAAGGTCGGGCCGATTCTGTTCCTGGGGCCAAGGAGGCTCGCTCACGGTATCGCCGCATTCTGCGTTTTTCGGCGTGGCATCTGGCGGTGACGTGGTGGTTTGAGTTATTTTTACCACGCGTTGGCTTGACCAAGGTTGCTGAACGCAGCAGAGCGAAAAGAATGACCCGCTTCGCCCAACGTTTCCATGTGCTTGCGGTTGACCTTGGCGGGTTGATGATCAAGGTAGGGCAGTTCATGTCTTCCAGACTCGATGTGCTTCCACCCGAGATCACAGCTGAACTTGAGGGCCTGCAAGACGAAGTGCCGCCGGTGCCTTTCCCTGCGATCCGTTCCCTTGCCGAGACGGAGCTGGGCGCGCGGTTGGACCAGGTGTTCGCATGGGTCGATGAGACGCCCGTTGCCGCGGCCTCCCTAGGTCAAGTTCACCGCGCGCAACTTCTTGCCAGCGGTGCTGCCGACTCAGGCCTGCATGCGGTGGTGCTAAAGGTCCAGCGTCCCGGTATTGACAAGATTGTGGACGTGGATCTGGCTGCTTTGCGCAAAGTAGGTGGCTGGCTTAGCCATGTGCGGATCGTTTCAGATCGTGTGGACATGCCAGCGCTTGTCGAGGAGTTCGCGGCGACCAGTATGGAGGAGATCGACTACCTGCATGAGGCTGCCAGCTCAGAACGCTTTGCCGCGGACTTCAGCGATGATGACCGGGTGCTGGTGCCCGAGGTTGTCTGGGAACGCTCTTCCCGGCGAGTGCTGACCTTAGAAGATGTCACGGCAATCAAGATTACGGATTCCGCAGCTCTTCTTGCAGCGGGGATAGACCCGGTGGACGTTGCTCCTGTTTTTGCTTCGGTCATGTTTGACCAGATGTTTACCAATGGTTTCTTCCATGCCGATCCACACCCCGGAAATATCTTTGTCACGCCAAATACCGAGGCCACCGAAAGGACTTCCGCGGAGCGGCCATGGAAGCTGACATTCATTGACTTCGGCATGATGGGGGAAGTCCCACCCAGCACTCGCAGCGGTCTGCGGAAGTTGCTAATAGCGGCGGCTTCCCGTGATGGCAAAGGTTTGGTGAATGCCATTAGCGACGTGGGTGTGTTGGTCCCTTCGGCCGACACCCTCGAGCTCGAACGGGCTATGACGCACCTGTTCGCCCGATTTGGCGGCATGGGCTTTGCCGAGCTGCGAGAGGTAGACCCTCGCGAGTTCCTCGATTTCGCTGAGGAGTTTGGTGATGTGGTCCGTTCGCTGCCATTCCAACTGCCGGAAAATTTCCTATTGATTATCCGCGCCATGTCACTGACCTCTGGTGTATGCAGTTCCTTGGACGCGAAGTTTAATTTGTGGGATTCGGTTGAGCCCTACGCTGCGCAGTTGCTGCGAGATGAACGCGGGAATATTGTTCAGGATGTTGCAAAGCAGGCGCTCGACGTCGCAGGGGTGGCTCTGCGACTACCGAAACGGCTGGATGGGCTAATTACCCAAGTCGAAGAGGGCTCGTTGTCAGTCTCAACTCCGCGTTTGGAGCGGCAGGTAGCGCAGCTTAACCGCACGGCACGCAGGGCAGTATCGGTGGCCATATTTGGTGCCGTTCTCATAGCGGGCGCTGTTGTGCGAGGCGGAGATATGGTGTTCGGCAATGTGTTGATGATCGTCTCGGTACTGCCGTTACTGCACGGCTTGTGGGTGGGTCGTCGACATTAG
- a CDS encoding NAD(P)-dependent alcohol dehydrogenase yields the protein MTTARAYAATSPTEQLVATSIERRDVGPHDVLIDIAYAGVCHSDIHTVRGDWGPIAYPQVVGHEIVGTVSAIGSDVSRHAMGDRVGVGCMVNSCRECVNCLAGMENYCLKGNTGTYAATDRDGTITQGGYATNIVVNEDFVLSVPESIPYQAAAPLLCAGITTYSPLAHWNAGPGKKVAVVGMGGLGHMAVKIAHAMGAEVTVLSQSLSKREDGLRFGADHYYATSEKGTFAELKSTFDLIINTVSAPVDLGAYVSLLRLDGTMVNVGAPAEPLPISVFSLMGNRRSFAASGIGSVAETQEMLDFCAAHNIAPEIELIDASEINEAYERILRSDVRYRFVIDAATI from the coding sequence ATGACTACCGCACGCGCTTACGCTGCTACCTCCCCCACCGAACAGCTTGTTGCCACGAGCATTGAACGCCGTGACGTGGGACCGCACGATGTCCTGATCGACATTGCCTACGCAGGAGTCTGCCACTCCGACATCCACACAGTACGAGGCGACTGGGGTCCCATCGCTTACCCGCAGGTAGTGGGCCATGAAATTGTTGGCACCGTCTCCGCTATAGGCTCAGATGTCAGCCGCCACGCGATGGGAGATCGGGTGGGCGTGGGCTGCATGGTCAACTCCTGCCGCGAATGCGTCAACTGCTTGGCGGGCATGGAGAACTACTGCCTCAAGGGCAACACAGGCACCTATGCCGCCACTGATCGCGATGGCACCATCACACAGGGCGGCTATGCCACCAATATTGTGGTCAACGAGGACTTCGTGCTCAGCGTCCCGGAGAGCATCCCTTACCAAGCAGCAGCTCCCTTGCTCTGCGCCGGCATCACTACCTACTCACCATTGGCCCACTGGAATGCTGGCCCGGGCAAGAAGGTTGCTGTGGTTGGCATGGGCGGGCTTGGGCATATGGCCGTCAAGATCGCCCACGCCATGGGCGCTGAAGTCACCGTGCTGTCCCAGTCGCTGAGCAAGCGAGAAGATGGACTCCGCTTCGGTGCTGACCACTACTACGCAACCAGCGAAAAAGGCACCTTTGCGGAACTCAAGAGCACCTTTGACCTCATCATCAATACCGTCAGCGCTCCGGTAGACCTGGGTGCTTATGTGTCCCTGCTCCGCCTTGACGGCACTATGGTGAACGTTGGCGCACCGGCAGAGCCGCTGCCGATCTCTGTCTTCTCCCTTATGGGTAACCGCCGCTCCTTCGCCGCGTCAGGGATTGGTAGCGTGGCCGAGACGCAGGAAATGTTGGATTTCTGCGCCGCACACAACATCGCTCCTGAGATTGAACTAATCGACGCCTCCGAGATCAACGAAGCCTACGAGCGGATTCTTCGCTCAGATGTTCGCTACCGATTCGTCATCGACGCCGCAACTATCTAA
- a CDS encoding PadR family transcriptional regulator: MRNSFPGGGFGPSNIDGMWQAVEELRSKFEKRSGTRAGRGEVRAAVLSLLAERPMHGYQIIREIEERSNGSWKPSAGSVYPTLQLLADEGFISAEESNGRKIYSLTEAGREEAAGSDSSDPWNATGAAPGGGFAALPKAGVELAQAATQVGRTGSAEQVAEAVTVLNEARRRLYSILAQD; encoded by the coding sequence ATGCGTAATTCATTCCCCGGCGGCGGTTTTGGCCCCAGCAACATTGATGGCATGTGGCAGGCGGTTGAGGAACTGCGATCAAAGTTTGAGAAGCGCTCAGGCACACGTGCAGGTCGCGGCGAGGTTCGTGCTGCTGTGCTTTCACTGCTTGCCGAACGTCCCATGCACGGTTACCAGATCATCCGTGAAATTGAAGAGCGGAGCAATGGGAGTTGGAAGCCCAGCGCCGGCTCTGTCTACCCAACGCTGCAGTTACTGGCCGATGAGGGTTTCATCAGTGCTGAGGAATCAAACGGTCGCAAGATCTACTCACTGACTGAGGCAGGTCGGGAAGAAGCAGCCGGCTCGGATTCTTCCGACCCGTGGAACGCGACGGGGGCGGCGCCTGGTGGCGGGTTTGCCGCATTACCTAAAGCAGGGGTTGAGCTTGCTCAGGCTGCCACTCAAGTGGGACGCACGGGATCTGCTGAGCAAGTCGCCGAAGCTGTCACTGTGCTCAACGAAGCACGTCGCCGGCTGTACTCGATCCTCGCCCAAGATTGA
- a CDS encoding flagellar biosynthesis protein FlgA, translating to MRHRRLFAALLLCVAAALAVQQLTPSSPVTTTVFTASHDIPAGHILASGDLLATKVSPRMVPDGALHPEVATSGSATTGSLATGTESNTTSSLWQGRQVSGPVRRGEVITDASLLGSGLLIGAPAGSQAVPLRLSDPSTLALLRQGQLVTVILSSSQGMDGPVHNEVLAESIPVLWTPELVQSSAGLLPAHENEGLVVVAASAEQSVRLVDAVNRGKIFLILLN from the coding sequence ATGCGTCATCGACGACTTTTCGCAGCCCTGCTCCTCTGCGTAGCAGCGGCCCTGGCCGTCCAACAACTCACCCCTTCGAGCCCTGTTACCACCACAGTATTCACAGCATCCCACGACATTCCGGCAGGACACATTCTGGCTAGTGGGGATCTGCTGGCCACCAAGGTAAGCCCCCGCATGGTGCCCGACGGCGCTCTGCATCCCGAGGTTGCCACGAGTGGATCGGCTACCACTGGCTCACTCGCCACTGGCACGGAGTCCAACACAACGTCCAGCTTGTGGCAGGGAAGGCAGGTCTCTGGGCCCGTTCGCCGTGGCGAAGTTATTACCGATGCCTCCCTACTGGGAAGTGGGTTGCTGATCGGTGCACCTGCGGGGAGCCAGGCGGTGCCACTGCGATTAAGTGATCCCTCTACCTTGGCACTGTTGCGTCAGGGGCAGCTTGTCACTGTGATCCTTAGTAGCAGCCAAGGCATGGATGGACCTGTACACAATGAAGTATTGGCAGAGAGTATCCCCGTTTTGTGGACTCCGGAACTGGTGCAGAGCAGTGCAGGATTACTACCAGCCCACGAAAATGAGGGACTCGTCGTGGTGGCAGCGTCAGCAGAGCAGTCTGTTCGCTTGGTGGACGCCGTCAACCGTGGAAAGATTTTCCTCATCTTGCTGAATTGA
- a CDS encoding 5-formyltetrahydrofolate cyclo-ligase — protein MSALDKSVWRSRLRAQRKEVHRASLALLGADLAYSGLSWLESLGLQPRSGSAVCAYISMGDEPPTEALLGALTNAGYSVYVPVCEPGHLLSWVLWFADVQMARSRFAPVMEPVGPRNHFSELDYIQAIFVPALAVDRSGVRLGQGGGYYDRFLATAAAIPVAAVVYAPEVLASGRLPSDVLDAPVDYSLTPVGYQHMGTGTIQPQ, from the coding sequence GTGAGCGCACTCGATAAGTCTGTTTGGCGTTCCAGGCTGCGTGCTCAGCGCAAGGAAGTCCATCGCGCTTCTCTTGCGCTGCTGGGAGCAGATCTGGCGTATTCCGGACTCAGCTGGCTGGAATCGCTTGGCCTCCAGCCACGTTCCGGCTCCGCCGTATGTGCCTATATCTCCATGGGTGATGAGCCACCCACCGAAGCACTTTTGGGAGCCCTAACGAATGCTGGTTACAGCGTGTACGTGCCTGTTTGCGAACCCGGGCACCTGCTCAGTTGGGTCCTTTGGTTTGCCGACGTGCAGATGGCACGAAGCCGCTTCGCTCCCGTCATGGAGCCTGTAGGACCTCGAAATCACTTTAGCGAATTGGATTACATTCAGGCGATCTTCGTTCCTGCGCTCGCCGTTGACCGTTCAGGTGTCCGCCTAGGCCAGGGAGGCGGCTACTATGACAGGTTCCTGGCGACAGCCGCTGCCATTCCCGTAGCCGCCGTGGTCTATGCACCCGAAGTTCTTGCCTCCGGCCGCCTCCCCTCCGATGTTTTGGACGCCCCCGTAGACTATTCGCTGACCCCTGTTGGCTACCAACACATGGGAACCGGGACAATTCAGCCGCAATGA
- a CDS encoding GNAT family protein, with the protein MWGQAIWPVTLECGDLVLRPIKLGDKAEWVRVRNRNSTWLQPWEASNPGGQGELPTYSGMVRVLNRQAREAAALPFIITERIPSQRRPAIVGQLTVSSIMWGSAMSATLGYWVDQGRAGRGIVPTAVAMATDHCFQQLGLHRMEINIRPENAASLRVVEKLGFRDEGLRPRLLHINGQWADHRSFALTSEEVPEGILVRWLGARQ; encoded by the coding sequence GTGTGGGGGCAGGCCATCTGGCCGGTGACCTTGGAATGCGGTGATTTGGTACTGCGCCCCATCAAACTTGGCGACAAGGCCGAGTGGGTCAGGGTACGAAACCGTAATTCAACGTGGCTCCAGCCGTGGGAGGCGAGCAATCCCGGTGGGCAGGGGGAGCTGCCAACTTATTCGGGGATGGTACGTGTTCTGAACCGGCAAGCCCGCGAAGCCGCCGCATTGCCGTTTATCATTACCGAACGGATTCCGTCCCAACGACGCCCAGCCATTGTGGGGCAGCTCACTGTCTCCTCCATCATGTGGGGCTCGGCGATGTCGGCGACCCTAGGCTATTGGGTTGATCAAGGCAGGGCCGGGCGAGGCATTGTCCCCACGGCAGTTGCCATGGCCACGGACCATTGTTTTCAACAGCTTGGCCTGCACAGGATGGAAATCAATATCCGCCCCGAGAACGCGGCCAGTCTGCGGGTGGTGGAGAAATTGGGTTTCCGGGACGAGGGTCTGCGCCCGAGGCTTTTGCACATCAATGGACAGTGGGCGGATCATCGCAGTTTCGCGCTCACTTCTGAGGAGGTTCCGGAAGGAATCCTCGTCAGGTGGCTGGGCGCGAGGCAGTAG